The DNA segment CCGAAAGAAATTGACGCAACAGAGAGAGTTGCCTAAAGTGATGTGGGAGCCGCTAGGAATTTCAACTAACCGAGGGACATGCTCAACCCGGAAACCGCAGAGGCAACCCGAAGGAACTCTACCTGAAATGGGTCGGATACCATACGAATGACAAGGGAAAACTGACTCCCTTCCCATACGCCTACGACACGGACGACAACGGCTTCCCGAAAGACGACGATCTCGGGTACTGCGCCACTCCCAACTGCAACATGGAAGCCTACTGCTACGTCGGCAACTCAAGAACATCAACATGCCGGACCAAGGTTGTCGTCAAGATCGTGAAGTACTACCCGAGGATGCTTGTGTACCAGAGAGCGGAGGAGTATCCCTCAGCGCCTCGCAGTTGGGGCCTCTTCACGGTCGTGCCTGGTTTTTCGCTTCCCGACCTCACGGGCAGATTCGAACTGTCACTCGAACTGCGAGACCTCGAGACCTTGGTGTTACTCGATAGTAGTTCTGTGTGCTTCGACGTGGCTCATGAGCCAAGAGGCGGAGGGCAAGGATACGACACAGATCTGACCGACGGCTGCGACCAGTCGCAGTTGAAGCTCAGCCCCGTTGGACGCGCGACGCTGGTGACCTACAGCATTCCCAAGCCCTTGGACGTGTCGATCATCGTTCGCGACGTCGCAGGCAGAGCGGTTCGGACCCTTCTCGACGCCTCTCAGGCTGCGGGTCAGCACCGACTGACCTGGGATGGGACCGCTGACGGCGGTCGAATCCTCCCGTCAGGAACCTACTTCTGCACGATGAATAGCGGGGACTTCACGGTGACAAGGAAAACAGTGAAAGCCAACTGAGATAGACTGCCTCCTCAAAGGGCGGGGCGCGGCAGACCGCGCCCCGCTGCTGTCAGCCGCCGGGATTTCCGGGGATGACAGGCTATGGGGAAAACAGGGGGAAAACAGGGACACTTCCCTATTTCTGTGAATCCAAAGCCTGTCGAGATGACTCCGTCACAGCCGCAAGCATCAAGCTGCAAGCTGAAGCGCAGGCCGACCGAAGACTGGCAGTCTACCGCTGACCGCCAACAGATTACGGCTAACAGCTAGCGGCCTCGGTCGTCTATCGTTCTTTCGTACGTCGTTCATCGTTGGTTTCGGACGCCTCTGTCGGATAGTGCGTGCATCGTAGATCGTCGAGCCGCACCGGTCGTTGACCGGACCGCAGCCCGCGCGTAGCATCTGAACCATCAAGAATAGCCGCGCCGGAGTTCCGCTGACATGCTGTTGAGTAACGGAACCGAGCTGGTCTACCGGGTCAGGATCCACCCGCGGGCCCGGCACGTCCGGATTGTCGTATCGCAGCGACACGGACTGGTTGTGACTGTTCCGCGCAGGTTCGACCAGAGACGGATTCCGGAGATCCTTGAACAGAAGCGGGACTGGATCGAACGGACGCTGCGTCGGCTGCCAATCAAACCGGAGCCCTATCGCCCGCCGGAGCGGATTGCGCTGGCGGCCATCGGCGAAGAGTGGGATGTCGAGTACAAGATGGGGAACCCGAAGCGAATCGAGCTGCTGGAGCACAGCGACCGGACGCTCCTGGTTTCCGGCGCCGTTGGCCGCCCCAACTTGGTCCGGCGAATCCTGCAGCGGTGGCTGGCAATCCAGGCGCGGAAGCACCTCGTTCCCTGGCTGCATCGGACCGCGACCGAACTGGGATTCGAGTTGAAAGGCGTGACAGTGCGCACGCAGCGGACCCTCTGGGCAAGCTGCTCGCGCCGGAACACGATCAGCCTGAACGCCCGGTTGCTGCTTCTCTCCCCGGACCTCGTCCGCTACATCTTCATCCACGAACTCATGCACATCCGGCATCCGAATCACTCGCGCGCTTTCTGGCAAGCGGTAGCGGTCCACGTCCCGGACTTTCGGGAGAGGCTCAAGGAGCTGCGGCACCGCATGGAATCACTCTGCGTCTGAGGCGGCCGGCGGACGGCAAAGCGGCGGCCGGAGCCGCCGCAGGAGGCCGAACGGTCTCTGACCGGCTAGTCGTTGTCCTCGCCGTCGTCGCGCAGTTCGATGCGCTTGATGATCTTCTTGCCCACTCCGGCGGGAAGACCAAGGCTGAGCGACAGCATGTCGGTGTCGTCACCCAGGCCGAGCATGTAGAGGTCGGCCAGGTCCTCAGGCACCAGCTTCTTCACCGCCTGCTCGTAGTCGAGCCGGGCGTCCGCCAGCCTGGCCTTGAGCGCATTTATCTCTTTCTTCTTGGCCGTCACGTCGGATTCCGGCTTCTTGGCCAGCTCCAGCTTCTCGGCCTCGGCCCGCTTGACCGCCAGGTCAGTCTTCAGTGAGCCGGTCGCCTTGATGTAGGCGATCTTGGCGTCGAGCAGGCTGAGATGGGCGTCGGTGTCTAGCTTGTCGTCCACGTCAAGGAGCTTGC comes from the candidate division WOR-3 bacterium genome and includes:
- a CDS encoding T9SS type A sorting domain-containing protein, encoding MEAYCYVGNSRTSTCRTKVVVKIVKYYPRMLVYQRAEEYPSAPRSWGLFTVVPGFSLPDLTGRFELSLELRDLETLVLLDSSSVCFDVAHEPRGGGQGYDTDLTDGCDQSQLKLSPVGRATLVTYSIPKPLDVSIIVRDVAGRAVRTLLDASQAAGQHRLTWDGTADGGRILPSGTYFCTMNSGDFTVTRKTVKAN
- a CDS encoding M48 family metallopeptidase, which encodes MLLSNGTELVYRVRIHPRARHVRIVVSQRHGLVVTVPRRFDQRRIPEILEQKRDWIERTLRRLPIKPEPYRPPERIALAAIGEEWDVEYKMGNPKRIELLEHSDRTLLVSGAVGRPNLVRRILQRWLAIQARKHLVPWLHRTATELGFELKGVTVRTQRTLWASCSRRNTISLNARLLLLSPDLVRYIFIHELMHIRHPNHSRAFWQAVAVHVPDFRERLKELRHRMESLCV